The following proteins are encoded in a genomic region of Streptomyces collinus Tu 365:
- a CDS encoding helix-turn-helix domain-containing protein, whose product MTDLREQPEWSRAADSRVTLERLLSVVGPGALELDTAPAGLAVPVGGVGVLDALDPETRHGVLLLAVGVDPGSAQALDVLRRAGAAGATGVVFGPDRPGGAAAALRPAAEQSGTAVLFRTAWCPWDQLVGVLRSGLASAGAPPVPGVPGPALGDLDGLADAVAALVGGSVTIEDTESRVLAHSSTEENVDEMRRLTILGRRVPPWRVAAMREAGLFRALWTTDDVLHRRARGDDPERLVCAVRSGGEVLGSLWVAAIAGRPLAPNAAEALRAASRAAAAHLLHHRTRGGDSRLVEDAARALLEERGSAELLADRMALPAREPCAVLAVGLGDRGPQGAPAEDPTRLYGLLGLHCAGFGHRAVVVPAGGRALVLVGALERDLEAAREQVTKLGGSLAAQLAAATGGRVRVGLGEAVPSLAAAAGSRREAEQALRALQGAADGRSVARVADVADAIGVLQVVEALRDVRLPPGTSVERLAASDAEQGGSLVETLRAYLDHFGDVSAAARSLSLHPNSLRYRLGRITKVSGLDLDSPDARLLAQLQLRLRRRADDDAGPEAGTSGRP is encoded by the coding sequence GTGACGGACCTGCGGGAACAGCCGGAGTGGAGCAGGGCCGCCGACTCCCGGGTGACGCTGGAGCGGCTGCTGTCCGTCGTGGGCCCGGGGGCCCTGGAACTGGACACGGCACCGGCCGGGCTCGCGGTGCCCGTCGGCGGGGTCGGGGTGCTGGACGCGCTGGACCCCGAGACGAGACACGGGGTGCTGTTACTGGCCGTGGGCGTCGACCCCGGATCGGCGCAGGCGCTGGACGTGCTGCGCCGGGCCGGCGCGGCGGGAGCCACCGGGGTGGTGTTCGGCCCCGACCGGCCCGGCGGGGCCGCGGCCGCGCTGCGGCCGGCCGCCGAGCAGTCCGGTACGGCGGTGCTGTTCCGCACCGCCTGGTGCCCCTGGGACCAGCTCGTGGGCGTGCTGCGGTCGGGGCTGGCCTCGGCGGGGGCGCCCCCGGTACCGGGGGTGCCCGGTCCGGCCCTGGGCGACCTCGACGGCCTCGCCGACGCGGTGGCCGCCCTGGTCGGCGGCTCGGTGACGATCGAGGACACCGAGTCCCGGGTCCTCGCGCACTCCTCGACCGAGGAGAACGTCGACGAGATGCGCCGGCTGACCATCCTCGGGCGGCGCGTCCCGCCGTGGCGCGTGGCCGCCATGCGCGAGGCGGGGCTGTTCCGCGCCCTGTGGACGACGGACGACGTGCTGCACCGGCGGGCCCGGGGGGACGACCCGGAGCGGCTGGTGTGCGCGGTCCGGTCGGGCGGCGAGGTGCTGGGCTCCCTCTGGGTGGCCGCGATCGCCGGCCGGCCCCTGGCGCCGAACGCGGCGGAGGCTTTGCGGGCCGCGTCCCGGGCGGCCGCCGCCCATCTGCTCCACCACCGCACGCGTGGCGGGGACAGCCGCCTGGTGGAGGACGCGGCGCGGGCGCTGCTGGAGGAGCGCGGTTCGGCCGAACTGCTCGCCGACCGCATGGCGCTGCCGGCGCGGGAGCCCTGCGCCGTGCTCGCGGTCGGTCTCGGCGACCGCGGCCCGCAGGGGGCACCGGCCGAGGACCCCACGCGGCTGTACGGCCTGCTCGGCCTGCACTGCGCCGGGTTCGGCCACCGGGCCGTGGTGGTCCCGGCGGGCGGCCGGGCCCTGGTGCTGGTCGGCGCGCTGGAGCGGGACCTCGAGGCGGCCCGCGAGCAGGTGACGAAGCTCGGCGGGTCGCTCGCCGCGCAGCTGGCCGCCGCGACCGGCGGGCGGGTGCGCGTGGGCCTCGGCGAGGCGGTCCCGTCGCTGGCGGCGGCGGCCGGGTCGCGCCGGGAGGCCGAACAGGCGCTGCGGGCCCTCCAGGGCGCGGCGGACGGCCGGAGCGTGGCACGGGTGGCGGACGTGGCGGACGCGATCGGTGTCCTCCAGGTGGTCGAGGCGCTGCGGGACGTACGCCTGCCGCCGGGGACGTCGGTGGAGCGGCTGGCCGCGTCCGACGCCGAGCAGGGCGGCAGCCTGGTGGAGACGCTGCGGGCCTATCTGGACCACTTCGGCGACGTGTCCGCGGCCGCGCGCAGCCTGTCGCTGCACCCCAACAGCCTGCGCTACCGGCTGGGCCGGATCACCAAGGTCTCCGGGCTCGACCTCGACAGTCCGGACGCCCGCCTGCTGGCACAGCTACAACTGCGGCTGCGGCGCCGGGCGGACGACGACGCGGGGCCGGAGGCGGGGACCTCGGGGCGGCCGTGA
- a CDS encoding diaminopimelate decarboxylase — MTVVNPAAARRERILQEAVRQGLLDPERALLAAFVDLDGVEVTVGDLRDSFPGPPELPGVLHTFAAKANCLVPVLAELAGLGMGCEVATAGELARALAAGFPAERIVFDAPAKTRAELERALALGVSVNADSFQELERIAQTLAHRPSASRIGVRLNCQVGGGAIAAMSTATSTSKFGVPLGDPGNRERLLRAFAEHPWLTRVHTHTGSQGCPLDLMARGVAQAVEFADEVVAAFGPGRVAGIDIGGGLPVNFADDAFTPTFAEYAGQLRAHAPGLFSGRYEVVTEFGRSLLAKNGFMAAYVEYTKTAGGRPIAVTHAGVQVATRTVFGPDAWPLRIEAHAGDGTARTGRAVRQDVAGPACFAGDLLARDRALPLLHPGDLVVVPDTGAYYFSTPFHYNSLPEPAVHGVRVLADGRVDFSLVRPAQDPWLLSERDGVRVRPRESAGAAARGVG, encoded by the coding sequence ATGACCGTTGTGAACCCCGCCGCCGCACGGCGTGAACGCATCCTCCAGGAGGCCGTACGGCAGGGACTGCTCGATCCGGAGCGGGCCCTGCTGGCCGCCTTCGTCGACCTGGACGGGGTCGAGGTCACGGTCGGGGACCTGCGGGACTCCTTCCCCGGTCCGCCTGAACTGCCGGGTGTGCTGCACACGTTCGCCGCCAAGGCGAACTGTCTGGTGCCCGTGCTCGCGGAGCTGGCCGGGCTCGGCATGGGCTGCGAGGTGGCGACCGCGGGCGAGCTGGCCCGGGCGCTGGCGGCCGGCTTCCCCGCCGAACGGATCGTGTTCGACGCCCCGGCCAAGACCCGGGCGGAGCTGGAGCGGGCCCTGGCCCTCGGGGTGTCCGTCAACGCGGACAGCTTCCAGGAGCTGGAGCGGATCGCGCAGACGCTGGCGCACCGCCCCTCGGCGTCACGGATCGGGGTGCGGCTGAACTGCCAGGTCGGCGGGGGTGCCATCGCCGCGATGAGCACGGCCACCAGCACGTCGAAGTTCGGTGTCCCGCTGGGCGACCCGGGCAACCGGGAACGGCTGCTGCGGGCGTTCGCCGAGCACCCCTGGCTGACCCGGGTGCACACGCACACCGGGTCCCAGGGCTGCCCGCTCGACCTCATGGCCCGCGGGGTGGCGCAGGCGGTGGAGTTCGCCGACGAGGTCGTGGCGGCCTTCGGGCCGGGCCGGGTCGCGGGCATCGACATCGGCGGCGGGCTGCCCGTCAACTTCGCCGACGACGCGTTCACGCCCACGTTCGCGGAGTACGCCGGGCAGCTGCGCGCCCACGCCCCCGGCCTGTTCTCCGGGCGGTACGAGGTGGTCACCGAGTTCGGCCGCTCCCTGCTCGCCAAGAACGGTTTCATGGCGGCGTACGTCGAGTACACCAAGACGGCCGGGGGCCGCCCGATCGCCGTCACCCACGCGGGCGTGCAGGTCGCCACCCGGACCGTGTTCGGGCCCGACGCGTGGCCGCTGCGGATCGAGGCGCACGCCGGCGACGGCACGGCCAGGACGGGCCGCGCGGTGCGCCAGGACGTCGCGGGCCCCGCGTGCTTCGCCGGCGACCTGCTGGCCCGTGACCGGGCGCTGCCCCTGCTGCACCCCGGCGACCTGGTCGTCGTGCCGGACACCGGCGCCTACTACTTCTCGACGCCGTTCCACTACAACAGCCTGCCCGAGCCGGCGGTGCACGGGGTCCGGGTGCTCGCGGACGGCCGGGTGGACTTCTCGCTCGTCCGGCCCGCGCAGGATCCGTGGCTGCTGTCGGAGCGCGACGGCGTGCGGGTGCGGCCGCGGGAGTCGGCGGGCGCCGCGGCCCGCGGCGTCGGCTGA
- a CDS encoding class I adenylate-forming enzyme family protein, with protein sequence MTASPYAARPWLALLTDVQRAPVTPADSLVHSLRDAVAEAPDRAFLAYFDARLSYRETDALTDSLAAHLAERGVRRGDRVAVLLQNSPHFVLAVLGAWKAGATVVPVNPMYKSAEVAHVLRDAEVTALVCSDRAWESYLRDTAAGSPVRTVLTACERDFQTRDDARVLAFERLPRPVDTDDLAAVARQGGKAPADRDPRPGDIALISYTSGTSGTPKGATNTHANIMHNAERQRTGLGLPDAPVYYALAPLFHITGMVCQFGACLAGVGTLVLTYRFEPGVVLEAFAEHRPHYTVGPSTAFMALAAHPAATREHFASFVNISSGGAPVPPALVERFRERFGPYIRVGYGLTECTAPCASVPPGLEAPVDPGSGTLSVGLPGADTLVRVLDDRGEEVPLGEPGEIVVRGPQVVPGYWRRPDATAETFPDGELRTGDIGFMDEQGWLYVVDRKKDMINASGFKVWPREVEDVLYTHPAVREAAVVGVPDGYRGETVRAYISLRPDSDTDPDELAAYCKERLAAYKYPRQVEILPDLPKTASGKILRRELRSRARDSADDSQ encoded by the coding sequence GTGACCGCCTCCCCCTACGCCGCCCGCCCCTGGCTGGCCCTGCTCACCGACGTCCAGCGCGCCCCGGTCACCCCCGCCGACTCCCTCGTGCACTCCCTGCGCGACGCCGTCGCCGAGGCCCCCGACCGCGCCTTCCTCGCCTACTTTGACGCCCGCCTCTCCTACCGCGAGACGGACGCGCTCACCGACTCGCTCGCCGCCCACCTCGCCGAACGCGGTGTGCGGCGCGGCGACCGGGTCGCCGTCCTGCTGCAGAACTCCCCGCACTTCGTGCTGGCCGTGCTCGGCGCCTGGAAGGCGGGCGCGACCGTCGTGCCGGTCAACCCCATGTACAAGTCGGCCGAGGTCGCCCACGTCCTGCGGGACGCCGAGGTGACCGCGCTGGTCTGCTCCGACCGGGCCTGGGAGTCCTACCTGCGCGACACGGCGGCGGGATCGCCGGTGCGGACCGTGCTCACCGCGTGCGAACGCGACTTCCAGACCCGGGACGACGCGCGCGTCCTCGCCTTCGAGCGGCTGCCCCGGCCCGTCGACACCGACGACCTCGCGGCCGTCGCCCGGCAGGGCGGCAAGGCGCCCGCGGACCGCGACCCGCGCCCCGGTGACATCGCCCTGATCAGCTACACCTCGGGCACCAGCGGCACCCCCAAGGGCGCCACCAACACGCACGCCAACATCATGCACAACGCCGAGCGCCAGCGGACCGGGCTCGGCCTGCCCGACGCGCCCGTCTACTACGCCCTCGCACCCCTGTTCCACATCACCGGCATGGTGTGCCAGTTCGGCGCCTGCCTGGCCGGCGTCGGCACCCTGGTGCTGACCTACCGCTTCGAGCCCGGCGTCGTCCTCGAGGCGTTCGCCGAGCACCGGCCGCACTACACCGTCGGGCCGTCCACCGCCTTCATGGCGCTGGCCGCCCACCCGGCCGCCACCCGCGAGCACTTCGCCTCCTTCGTCAACATCTCCTCGGGCGGCGCCCCCGTGCCCCCGGCCCTGGTGGAACGGTTCCGCGAGCGCTTCGGGCCCTACATCCGGGTCGGCTACGGCCTCACCGAGTGCACCGCGCCCTGCGCCTCCGTCCCGCCCGGCCTCGAGGCGCCCGTCGACCCCGGCTCCGGGACCCTGTCGGTCGGCCTGCCCGGCGCCGACACCCTGGTGCGCGTCCTGGACGACCGGGGCGAGGAGGTGCCCCTCGGCGAACCCGGCGAGATCGTCGTCCGCGGGCCCCAGGTGGTGCCCGGCTACTGGCGGCGGCCCGACGCCACCGCCGAGACCTTCCCGGACGGCGAACTGCGCACCGGTGACATCGGGTTCATGGACGAGCAGGGCTGGCTCTACGTGGTCGACCGCAAGAAGGACATGATCAACGCGTCCGGCTTCAAGGTGTGGCCCCGCGAGGTCGAGGACGTCCTGTACACCCATCCGGCGGTACGCGAGGCGGCCGTGGTCGGTGTCCCCGACGGCTACCGCGGGGAGACCGTACGCGCCTACATCAGCCTGCGCCCGGACAGCGACACGGACCCGGACGAACTGGCGGCGTACTGCAAGGAGAGACTGGCCGCCTACAAATACCCCCGCCAGGTGGAGATCCTGCCCGACCTGCCGAAGACGGCAAGTGGGAAGATCCTCCGGCGGGAACTGCGCTCCCGCGCGCGGGACAGCGCCGACGACAGTCAGTAG
- a CDS encoding TetR/AcrR family transcriptional regulator, with amino-acid sequence MPRTTDGDGTPVPQRLLDAATRLFAEQGYDRTSVQEIVEAAGVTKGALYHYFGSKDDLLHEVYARVLRVQQERLDAFAGADEPIEKRLRAAAADVVVTTIENLDDAMIFFRSMHQLSPEKNKQVRAERRRYHERFRALIEEGQREGVFSTATPADLVVDYHFGSVHHLSTWYRPDGPLTPQQVADHLADLLLRALRP; translated from the coding sequence GTGCCCAGGACGACGGACGGAGACGGGACCCCCGTTCCGCAGCGGCTGCTGGACGCCGCCACCCGCCTCTTCGCCGAGCAGGGATACGACCGCACCTCGGTGCAGGAGATCGTGGAGGCGGCCGGCGTCACCAAGGGGGCGCTGTACCACTACTTCGGCTCCAAGGACGACCTGCTGCACGAGGTGTACGCGCGCGTGCTGCGCGTCCAGCAGGAACGGCTCGACGCCTTCGCGGGCGCCGACGAGCCGATCGAGAAGCGGCTCAGGGCGGCGGCGGCGGACGTCGTGGTCACGACGATCGAGAACCTCGACGACGCGATGATCTTCTTCCGCTCCATGCACCAGCTCAGCCCGGAGAAGAACAAGCAGGTGCGCGCGGAGCGCCGGCGCTACCACGAACGCTTCCGCGCGCTCATCGAGGAGGGCCAGCGCGAGGGCGTCTTCTCCACGGCGACCCCGGCCGACCTGGTCGTGGACTACCACTTCGGCTCGGTCCACCACCTGTCGACCTGGTACCGCCCCGACGGCCCCCTCACCCCGCAGCAGGTGGCCGACCACCTGGCCGACCTGCTGCTGCGAGCACTGCGGCCGTAG